Proteins from a genomic interval of Salvelinus alpinus chromosome 7, SLU_Salpinus.1, whole genome shotgun sequence:
- the LOC139580990 gene encoding mitogen-activated protein kinase 8-like isoform X1, giving the protein MNRNKREKEFYSLDVGDSTFTVLKRYQNLRPIGSGAQGIVCSAYDHNLERNVAIKKLSRPFQNQTHAKRAYRELVLMKCVNHKNIIGLLNVFTPQKTLEEFQDVYIVMELMDANLCQVIQMELDHERLSYLLYQMLCGIKHLHAAGIIHRDLKPSNIVVKSDCTLKILDFGLARTAATGLLMTPYVVTRYYRAPEVILGMGYQANVDVWSIGCIMAEMVRGSVLFPGTDHIDQWNKVIEQLGTPSQEFLMKLNQSVRTYVENRPRYAGFTFEKLFPDVLFPADSEHNKLKASQARDLLSKMLVIDASKRISVSEALQHPYINVWYDPTEVEAPPPLITDKQLDEREHTVEEWKDLIYMEVQDWEERTKNGVIRGQPASLGAAVSSGSQQYPSVSSSSVNDVSTDPTLASDTDSSLETASNTDPLGCCR; this is encoded by the exons ATGAATCGGAATAAGCGTGAAAAGGAGTTTTACAGTTTAGACGTCGGGGATTCCACTTTTACGGTGTTGAAGCGCTACCAGAATTTAAGACCCATAGGCTCCGGAGCACAAGGGATTGTCTG CTCAGCATATGACCACAACCTTGAACGCAACGTTGCAATTAAAAAGCTCAGCCGACCTTTCCAGAACCAGACCCATGCCAAAAGAGCTTACAGAGAACTGGTGCTCATGAAATGTGTCAACCATAAGAAC ATTATTGGCTTGTTAAATGTATTCACGCCACAGAAGACACTGGAGGAGTTCCAAGATGT TTATATTGTGATGGAGCTGATGGATGCCAACCTGTGCCAGGTGATCCAGATGGAGCTGGACCACGAGCGGCTGTCCTATCTGCTCTACCAGATGCTGTGTGGCATCAAGCACCTTCACGCCGCGGGCATCATACACAGG GATCTGAAACCCAGCAACATTGTGGTAAAGTCGGACTGCACACTGAAGATCCTGGACTTCGGATTGGCCAGGACAGCGGCCACAGGCCTCCTGATGACCCCGTATGTGGTGACCCGCTACTACCGCGCCCCTGAAGTCATCTTGGGCATGGGTTACCAGGCCAACG TTGATGTCTGGTCTATTGGCTGCATCATGGCAGAAATGGTCCGAGGTAGTGTGTTGTTCCCAGGCACAGATC ATATTGATCAGTGGAACAAGGTGATCGAGCAGTTGGGGACTCCCAGTCAGGAGTTCCTGATGAAGCTCAACCAGTCGGTAAGGACCTACGTGGAGAACAGACCCCGCTACGCCGGGTTCACCTTTGAGAAGCTCTTCCCCGACGTCCTCTTCCCAGCCGACTCGGAGCACAACAAACTGAAAG CAAGTCAAGCCAGAGACCTATTATCAAAGATGCTGGTAATAGATGCATCCAAACGGATCTCTGTGAGCGAGGCTCTCCAGCACCCCTACATCAACGTGTGGTATGATCCAACTGAAGTGGAGGCG CCCCCACCGTTGATCACTGACAAGCAGCTGGATGAGAGGGAACACACAGTGGAGGAGTGGAAAG ATTTGATATACATGGAGGTCCAGGACTGGGAGGAGAGAACGAAGAATGGAGTGATCCGGGGACAGCCAGCGTCTTTAG GTGCAGCAGTGAGCAGCGGCTCCCAGCAGTACCCTTCTGTATCGTCCTCGTCCGTCAACGATGTGTCCACCGACCCCACCCTGGCTTCCGACACGGACAGCAGCCTGGAGACAGCCTCTAACACGGACCCACTGGGCTGCTGCAGATGA
- the LOC139580990 gene encoding mitogen-activated protein kinase 8-like isoform X2 has product MNRNKREKEFYSLDVGDSTFTVLKRYQNLRPIGSGAQGIVCSAYDHNLERNVAIKKLSRPFQNQTHAKRAYRELVLMKCVNHKNIIGLLNVFTPQKTLEEFQDVYIVMELMDANLCQVIQMELDHERLSYLLYQMLCGIKHLHAAGIIHRDLKPSNIVVKSDCTLKILDFGLARTAATGLLMTPYVVTRYYRAPEVILGMGYQANVDIWAVGCIMAEMVRHKILFPGRDYIDQWNKVIEQLGTPSQEFLMKLNQSVRTYVENRPRYAGFTFEKLFPDVLFPADSEHNKLKASQARDLLSKMLVIDASKRISVSEALQHPYINVWYDPTEVEAPPPLITDKQLDEREHTVEEWKDLIYMEVQDWEERTKNGVIRGQPASLGAAVSSGSQQYPSVSSSSVNDVSTDPTLASDTDSSLETASNTDPLGCCR; this is encoded by the exons ATGAATCGGAATAAGCGTGAAAAGGAGTTTTACAGTTTAGACGTCGGGGATTCCACTTTTACGGTGTTGAAGCGCTACCAGAATTTAAGACCCATAGGCTCCGGAGCACAAGGGATTGTCTG CTCAGCATATGACCACAACCTTGAACGCAACGTTGCAATTAAAAAGCTCAGCCGACCTTTCCAGAACCAGACCCATGCCAAAAGAGCTTACAGAGAACTGGTGCTCATGAAATGTGTCAACCATAAGAAC ATTATTGGCTTGTTAAATGTATTCACGCCACAGAAGACACTGGAGGAGTTCCAAGATGT TTATATTGTGATGGAGCTGATGGATGCCAACCTGTGCCAGGTGATCCAGATGGAGCTGGACCACGAGCGGCTGTCCTATCTGCTCTACCAGATGCTGTGTGGCATCAAGCACCTTCACGCCGCGGGCATCATACACAGG GATCTGAAACCCAGCAACATTGTGGTAAAGTCGGACTGCACACTGAAGATCCTGGACTTCGGATTGGCCAGGACAGCGGCCACAGGCCTCCTGATGACCCCGTATGTGGTGACCCGCTACTACCGCGCCCCTGAAGTCATCTTGGGCATGGGTTACCAGGCCAACG TGGATATATGGGCTGTGGGCTGCATTATGGCAGAAATGGTTCGCCACAAAATCCTTTTTCCAGGAAGGGATT ATATTGATCAGTGGAACAAGGTGATCGAGCAGTTGGGGACTCCCAGTCAGGAGTTCCTGATGAAGCTCAACCAGTCGGTAAGGACCTACGTGGAGAACAGACCCCGCTACGCCGGGTTCACCTTTGAGAAGCTCTTCCCCGACGTCCTCTTCCCAGCCGACTCGGAGCACAACAAACTGAAAG CAAGTCAAGCCAGAGACCTATTATCAAAGATGCTGGTAATAGATGCATCCAAACGGATCTCTGTGAGCGAGGCTCTCCAGCACCCCTACATCAACGTGTGGTATGATCCAACTGAAGTGGAGGCG CCCCCACCGTTGATCACTGACAAGCAGCTGGATGAGAGGGAACACACAGTGGAGGAGTGGAAAG ATTTGATATACATGGAGGTCCAGGACTGGGAGGAGAGAACGAAGAATGGAGTGATCCGGGGACAGCCAGCGTCTTTAG GTGCAGCAGTGAGCAGCGGCTCCCAGCAGTACCCTTCTGTATCGTCCTCGTCCGTCAACGATGTGTCCACCGACCCCACCCTGGCTTCCGACACGGACAGCAGCCTGGAGACAGCCTCTAACACGGACCCACTGGGCTGCTGCAGATGA
- the LOC139580990 gene encoding mitogen-activated protein kinase 8-like isoform X3 encodes MNRNKREKEFYSLDVGDSTFTVLKRYQNLRPIGSGAQGIVCSAYDHNLERNVAIKKLSRPFQNQTHAKRAYRELVLMKCVNHKNIIGLLNVFTPQKTLEEFQDVYIVMELMDANLCQVIQMELDHERLSYLLYQMLCGIKHLHAAGIIHRDLKPSNIVVKSDCTLKILDFGLARTAATGLLMTPYVVTRYYRAPEVILGMGYQANVDVWSIGCIMAEMVRGSVLFPGTDHIDQWNKVIEQLGTPSQEFLMKLNQSVRTYVENRPRYAGFTFEKLFPDVLFPADSEHNKLKASQARDLLSKMLVIDASKRISVSEALQHPYINVWYDPTEVEAPPPLITDKQLDEREHTVEEWKDLIYMEVQDWEERTKNGVIRGQPASLAQVQQ; translated from the exons ATGAATCGGAATAAGCGTGAAAAGGAGTTTTACAGTTTAGACGTCGGGGATTCCACTTTTACGGTGTTGAAGCGCTACCAGAATTTAAGACCCATAGGCTCCGGAGCACAAGGGATTGTCTG CTCAGCATATGACCACAACCTTGAACGCAACGTTGCAATTAAAAAGCTCAGCCGACCTTTCCAGAACCAGACCCATGCCAAAAGAGCTTACAGAGAACTGGTGCTCATGAAATGTGTCAACCATAAGAAC ATTATTGGCTTGTTAAATGTATTCACGCCACAGAAGACACTGGAGGAGTTCCAAGATGT TTATATTGTGATGGAGCTGATGGATGCCAACCTGTGCCAGGTGATCCAGATGGAGCTGGACCACGAGCGGCTGTCCTATCTGCTCTACCAGATGCTGTGTGGCATCAAGCACCTTCACGCCGCGGGCATCATACACAGG GATCTGAAACCCAGCAACATTGTGGTAAAGTCGGACTGCACACTGAAGATCCTGGACTTCGGATTGGCCAGGACAGCGGCCACAGGCCTCCTGATGACCCCGTATGTGGTGACCCGCTACTACCGCGCCCCTGAAGTCATCTTGGGCATGGGTTACCAGGCCAACG TTGATGTCTGGTCTATTGGCTGCATCATGGCAGAAATGGTCCGAGGTAGTGTGTTGTTCCCAGGCACAGATC ATATTGATCAGTGGAACAAGGTGATCGAGCAGTTGGGGACTCCCAGTCAGGAGTTCCTGATGAAGCTCAACCAGTCGGTAAGGACCTACGTGGAGAACAGACCCCGCTACGCCGGGTTCACCTTTGAGAAGCTCTTCCCCGACGTCCTCTTCCCAGCCGACTCGGAGCACAACAAACTGAAAG CAAGTCAAGCCAGAGACCTATTATCAAAGATGCTGGTAATAGATGCATCCAAACGGATCTCTGTGAGCGAGGCTCTCCAGCACCCCTACATCAACGTGTGGTATGATCCAACTGAAGTGGAGGCG CCCCCACCGTTGATCACTGACAAGCAGCTGGATGAGAGGGAACACACAGTGGAGGAGTGGAAAG ATTTGATATACATGGAGGTCCAGGACTGGGAGGAGAGAACGAAGAATGGAGTGATCCGGGGACAGCCAGCGTCTTTAG CACAGGTGCAGCAGTGA